A single window of Dermochelys coriacea isolate rDerCor1 chromosome 14, rDerCor1.pri.v4, whole genome shotgun sequence DNA harbors:
- the LOC119842519 gene encoding butyrophilin-like protein 1 isoform X4, producing MLGAHRPHCSTALLSAVLLLHVQAAVTALSTQAMQVKWSRPQQGQDIHVYLQDGSEVQGERYWGRMELLRDGIQSGSLALQIWNLTLRDEGCYLCDFQSNSTVGNATLELRVTSAGSDPLLHVGGYDGKQMNVMCLSVGWYPKLKVLWRNGRRERLTPSKEEKISRNRGLFDVSSSVVVTEHSDPTLICTIRPGSPGPEKVSAILISNEFFPPVSSWKVGLFLFLSVCVCLLFLPA from the exons atgctgggagccCATCGCCCACACTGCAGCACTGCCCTGCTCTCAGCTGTCCTGCTCCTGCACGTTCAGGCTGCAGTGACCG CGCTCAGCACCCAGGCCATGCAGGTGAAATGGAGCCGGCCCCAGCAAGGCCAGGACATCCATGTGTACCTGCAGGACGGGAGTGAGGTGCAGGGTGAGAGGTACTGGGGCAGGATGGAGCTTCTGCGGGACGGGATCCAGAGTGGCAGCCTGGCCCTGCAGATCTGGAACCTCACCCTGCGGGACGAAGGGTGCTACCTCTGTGACTTCCAGTCCAACAGCACCGTTGGCAATGCCACACTGGAGCTCCGTGTGACGA GCGCCGGCTCAGACCCCCTCCTCCACGTGGGTGGATACGACGGCAAGCAGATGAATGTGATGTGTCTTTCTGTGGGGTGGTACCCAAAGCTGAAGGTGCTCTGGAGAAACGGCCGCAGGGAGAGACTGACCCCATCTAAGGAGGAAAAAATCTCGAGAAACCGGGGCCTCTTTGATGTCTCCAGCTCCGTGGTAGTGACTGAGCACTCAGACCCAACGCTGATCTGCACCATCAGACCCGGCTCACCTGGCCCGGAGAAAGTCTCTGCCATTCTTATCTCCA ATGAGTTTTTCCCCCCAGTCTCCTCTTGGAAGGTTGGCCTCTTCTTGTTCCTGTCGGTTTGTGTTTGCCTCCTCTTCTTGCCTGCCTGA
- the LOC119842519 gene encoding butyrophilin subfamily 3 member A2-like isoform X3, whose product MLGAHRPHCSTALLSAVLLLHVQAAVTVRFQVLVPTSPLSAPLGGTVLLTCHLSPALSTQAMQVKWSRPQQGQDIHVYLQDGSEVQGERYWGRMELLRDGIQSGSLALQIWNLTLRDEGCYLCDFQSNSTVGNATLELRVTSAGSDPLLHVGGYDGKQMNVMCLSVGWYPKLKVLWRNGRRERLTPSKEEKISRNRGLFDVSSSMSFSPQSPLGRLASSCSCRFVFASSSCLPDTYGGFKEQKGNPPI is encoded by the exons atgctgggagccCATCGCCCACACTGCAGCACTGCCCTGCTCTCAGCTGTCCTGCTCCTGCACGTTCAGGCTGCAGTGACCG TGAGGTTCCAGGTCCTTGTTCCCACCAGCCCCCTCTCCGCCCCACTGGGGGGTACCGTGCTGCTGACCTGCCACCTCTCCCCAGCGCTCAGCACCCAGGCCATGCAGGTGAAATGGAGCCGGCCCCAGCAAGGCCAGGACATCCATGTGTACCTGCAGGACGGGAGTGAGGTGCAGGGTGAGAGGTACTGGGGCAGGATGGAGCTTCTGCGGGACGGGATCCAGAGTGGCAGCCTGGCCCTGCAGATCTGGAACCTCACCCTGCGGGACGAAGGGTGCTACCTCTGTGACTTCCAGTCCAACAGCACCGTTGGCAATGCCACACTGGAGCTCCGTGTGACGA GCGCCGGCTCAGACCCCCTCCTCCACGTGGGTGGATACGACGGCAAGCAGATGAATGTGATGTGTCTTTCTGTGGGGTGGTACCCAAAGCTGAAGGTGCTCTGGAGAAACGGCCGCAGGGAGAGACTGACCCCATCTAAGGAGGAAAAAATCTCGAGAAACCGGGGCCTCTTTGATGTCTCCAGCTCC ATGAGTTTTTCCCCCCAGTCTCCTCTTGGAAGGTTGGCCTCTTCTTGTTCCTGTCGGTTTGTGTTTGCCTCCTCTTCTTGCCTGCCTGATACTTATGGAGGGTTCAAAGAGCAAAAAGGAAATCCTCCAATTTAA
- the LOC119842519 gene encoding butyrophilin subfamily 3 member A2-like isoform X5 produces the protein MLGAHRPHCSTALLSAVLLLHVQAAVTVRFQVLVPTSPLSAPLGGTVLLTCHLSPALSTQAMQVKWSRPQQGQDIHVYLQDGSEVQGERYWGRMELLRDGIQSGSLALQIWNLTLRDEGCYLCDFQSNSTVGNATLELRVTSAGSDPLLHVGGYDGKQMNVMCLSVGWYPKLKMSFSPQSPLGRLASSCSCRFVFASSSCLPDTYGGFKEQKGNPPI, from the exons atgctgggagccCATCGCCCACACTGCAGCACTGCCCTGCTCTCAGCTGTCCTGCTCCTGCACGTTCAGGCTGCAGTGACCG TGAGGTTCCAGGTCCTTGTTCCCACCAGCCCCCTCTCCGCCCCACTGGGGGGTACCGTGCTGCTGACCTGCCACCTCTCCCCAGCGCTCAGCACCCAGGCCATGCAGGTGAAATGGAGCCGGCCCCAGCAAGGCCAGGACATCCATGTGTACCTGCAGGACGGGAGTGAGGTGCAGGGTGAGAGGTACTGGGGCAGGATGGAGCTTCTGCGGGACGGGATCCAGAGTGGCAGCCTGGCCCTGCAGATCTGGAACCTCACCCTGCGGGACGAAGGGTGCTACCTCTGTGACTTCCAGTCCAACAGCACCGTTGGCAATGCCACACTGGAGCTCCGTGTGACGA GCGCCGGCTCAGACCCCCTCCTCCACGTGGGTGGATACGACGGCAAGCAGATGAATGTGATGTGTCTTTCTGTGGGGTGGTACCCAAAGCTGAAG ATGAGTTTTTCCCCCCAGTCTCCTCTTGGAAGGTTGGCCTCTTCTTGTTCCTGTCGGTTTGTGTTTGCCTCCTCTTCTTGCCTGCCTGATACTTATGGAGGGTTCAAAGAGCAAAAAGGAAATCCTCCAATTTAA
- the LOC119842519 gene encoding butyrophilin subfamily 3 member A2-like isoform X2: protein MLGAHRPHCSTALLSAVLLLHVQAAVTVRFQVLVPTSPLSAPLGGTVLLTCHLSPALSTQAMQVKWSRPQQGQDIHVYLQDGSEVQGERYWGRMELLRDGIQSGSLALQIWNLTLRDEGCYLCDFQSNSTVGNATLELRVTSAGSDPLLHVGGYDGKQMNVMCLSVGWYPKLKVLWRNGRRERLTPSKEEKISRNRGLFDVSSSVMSFSPQSPLGRLASSCSCRFVFASSSCLPDTYGGFKEQKGNPPI from the exons atgctgggagccCATCGCCCACACTGCAGCACTGCCCTGCTCTCAGCTGTCCTGCTCCTGCACGTTCAGGCTGCAGTGACCG TGAGGTTCCAGGTCCTTGTTCCCACCAGCCCCCTCTCCGCCCCACTGGGGGGTACCGTGCTGCTGACCTGCCACCTCTCCCCAGCGCTCAGCACCCAGGCCATGCAGGTGAAATGGAGCCGGCCCCAGCAAGGCCAGGACATCCATGTGTACCTGCAGGACGGGAGTGAGGTGCAGGGTGAGAGGTACTGGGGCAGGATGGAGCTTCTGCGGGACGGGATCCAGAGTGGCAGCCTGGCCCTGCAGATCTGGAACCTCACCCTGCGGGACGAAGGGTGCTACCTCTGTGACTTCCAGTCCAACAGCACCGTTGGCAATGCCACACTGGAGCTCCGTGTGACGA GCGCCGGCTCAGACCCCCTCCTCCACGTGGGTGGATACGACGGCAAGCAGATGAATGTGATGTGTCTTTCTGTGGGGTGGTACCCAAAGCTGAAGGTGCTCTGGAGAAACGGCCGCAGGGAGAGACTGACCCCATCTAAGGAGGAAAAAATCTCGAGAAACCGGGGCCTCTTTGATGTCTCCAGCTCCGTG ATGAGTTTTTCCCCCCAGTCTCCTCTTGGAAGGTTGGCCTCTTCTTGTTCCTGTCGGTTTGTGTTTGCCTCCTCTTCTTGCCTGCCTGATACTTATGGAGGGTTCAAAGAGCAAAAAGGAAATCCTCCAATTTAA
- the LOC119842519 gene encoding butyrophilin subfamily 3 member A2-like isoform X1, translated as MLGAHRPHCSTALLSAVLLLHVQAAVTVRFQVLVPTSPLSAPLGGTVLLTCHLSPALSTQAMQVKWSRPQQGQDIHVYLQDGSEVQGERYWGRMELLRDGIQSGSLALQIWNLTLRDEGCYLCDFQSNSTVGNATLELRVTSAGSDPLLHVGGYDGKQMNVMCLSVGWYPKLKVLWRNGRRERLTPSKEEKISRNRGLFDVSSSVVVTEHSDPTLICTIRPGSPGPEKVSAILISNEFFPPVSSWKVGLFLFLSVCVCLLFLPA; from the exons atgctgggagccCATCGCCCACACTGCAGCACTGCCCTGCTCTCAGCTGTCCTGCTCCTGCACGTTCAGGCTGCAGTGACCG TGAGGTTCCAGGTCCTTGTTCCCACCAGCCCCCTCTCCGCCCCACTGGGGGGTACCGTGCTGCTGACCTGCCACCTCTCCCCAGCGCTCAGCACCCAGGCCATGCAGGTGAAATGGAGCCGGCCCCAGCAAGGCCAGGACATCCATGTGTACCTGCAGGACGGGAGTGAGGTGCAGGGTGAGAGGTACTGGGGCAGGATGGAGCTTCTGCGGGACGGGATCCAGAGTGGCAGCCTGGCCCTGCAGATCTGGAACCTCACCCTGCGGGACGAAGGGTGCTACCTCTGTGACTTCCAGTCCAACAGCACCGTTGGCAATGCCACACTGGAGCTCCGTGTGACGA GCGCCGGCTCAGACCCCCTCCTCCACGTGGGTGGATACGACGGCAAGCAGATGAATGTGATGTGTCTTTCTGTGGGGTGGTACCCAAAGCTGAAGGTGCTCTGGAGAAACGGCCGCAGGGAGAGACTGACCCCATCTAAGGAGGAAAAAATCTCGAGAAACCGGGGCCTCTTTGATGTCTCCAGCTCCGTGGTAGTGACTGAGCACTCAGACCCAACGCTGATCTGCACCATCAGACCCGGCTCACCTGGCCCGGAGAAAGTCTCTGCCATTCTTATCTCCA ATGAGTTTTTCCCCCCAGTCTCCTCTTGGAAGGTTGGCCTCTTCTTGTTCCTGTCGGTTTGTGTTTGCCTCCTCTTCTTGCCTGCCTGA